From a region of the Paenibacillus sp. R14(2021) genome:
- a CDS encoding GDYXXLXY domain-containing protein: protein MRKSELRPRRGSWLGILVALQLLFLAGIVLFHYSALWVGKDIRLQTVPVDPRDQLYGDYVQLNYQINSVEQTKWKSASPEPKRGGSVYVRLAENRSTKTYEVTGVYDRKPSRSAGEVVLKGRVQYMDSDRIRITYGLEQYYVQENTGKSLEQRAGNLIVHIKAAPWGSAVIDSIEP, encoded by the coding sequence ATGCGTAAATCGGAATTAAGGCCGCGGCGCGGCAGCTGGCTCGGTATCCTCGTCGCACTGCAGCTGCTTTTTCTCGCCGGTATCGTTTTGTTCCATTATTCCGCGCTCTGGGTAGGCAAAGATATTCGCTTGCAAACGGTCCCCGTCGACCCGCGCGACCAGCTCTACGGCGATTACGTGCAGTTGAACTACCAAATCAACAGCGTTGAGCAAACCAAATGGAAGTCTGCCTCCCCCGAGCCGAAGCGAGGCGGCAGCGTATACGTACGGCTTGCGGAGAATCGCTCGACGAAGACGTATGAGGTTACCGGCGTCTATGACCGCAAACCTTCCCGCTCGGCAGGGGAAGTCGTCCTGAAAGGCCGCGTGCAATATATGGATTCGGACCGCATCCGGATTACGTACGGTCTGGAACAGTATTATGTCCAAGAGAACACCGGCAAGTCCCTTGAGCAGCGCGCAGGGAACCTGATTGTTCATATTAAGGCTGCTCCGTGGGGCAGTGCGGTCATCGACAGCATCGAGCCGTAG
- a CDS encoding DUF2157 domain-containing protein — MSRKWLQQEGPEWTRKGIISQDQLGQLLAYYPERKRAAGLIPLLGSMLVGLGILSFIAANWGDISQLMRLILIGIMIAGFYAAGETFRRKNHEKLGIGLIGLGLLSFGAGIILVGQMFHLQAYDITSFTVWGCAGLVLTYLVPSRYLFLITLLIFTCSQWYNATEFNDFSFVSFGLMTIGLGFYWLRRQDTLLAWLLAASFTIQCLLLVNVMEWSFTWFFIPVWLLYAVFDWSKARRSIYPFQAIPLIASFLHSLFIVLFWHDGSDSTFLKNLAAEPLWFSLALAALFLLSLLGKARSNRLMSSPDWLLAIPFFYLPHGADAAYLLALFVFSLYLLWRGYAEEWPVKINLGTLLFLTSTMSAYGKLAWDFMDKSIFFILGGVILLALGWFLNRRKKQFLAEIKEEDDPHA, encoded by the coding sequence ATGAGCAGAAAATGGCTGCAGCAGGAAGGTCCGGAATGGACACGTAAAGGCATCATCTCGCAAGATCAGCTTGGGCAGCTCCTTGCTTATTATCCCGAGAGGAAACGGGCGGCCGGGTTAATTCCGCTGCTCGGCAGCATGCTTGTCGGTCTCGGTATTCTTAGTTTCATCGCCGCCAATTGGGGCGATATTTCACAGCTGATGCGGCTCATCCTGATCGGCATCATGATTGCCGGTTTCTATGCAGCAGGCGAAACGTTCCGCCGCAAAAATCACGAGAAGCTAGGCATCGGTCTGATCGGCCTTGGACTGCTCTCGTTTGGCGCGGGCATTATTCTCGTGGGTCAAATGTTCCATCTGCAGGCTTACGACATTACTTCGTTCACCGTATGGGGCTGCGCGGGCCTGGTCCTCACGTATTTGGTGCCGAGCCGTTATCTCTTTCTAATCACGCTGCTGATCTTCACTTGCTCGCAGTGGTATAACGCGACGGAATTCAACGATTTCAGCTTCGTATCCTTCGGCCTCATGACGATCGGCCTCGGATTCTATTGGCTGCGGCGCCAAGATACGCTTCTCGCATGGCTGCTTGCGGCCAGCTTCACGATTCAATGCCTCCTTCTTGTGAACGTCATGGAATGGTCATTCACATGGTTCTTCATTCCCGTCTGGCTGCTGTACGCCGTATTCGACTGGTCGAAGGCACGCAGATCCATCTATCCGTTTCAAGCGATTCCGCTGATTGCTTCCTTCCTGCACAGCCTGTTTATCGTCTTGTTCTGGCATGATGGCAGCGACTCTACGTTTCTGAAGAATCTGGCTGCCGAGCCGCTGTGGTTCAGCCTGGCGCTTGCCGCACTGTTTCTCTTGTCTCTGCTTGGCAAAGCCCGCTCTAACCGGCTGATGTCGAGTCCGGATTGGCTGCTAGCCATTCCGTTCTTCTACCTGCCGCATGGCGCTGATGCCGCGTATCTGCTGGCACTGTTCGTCTTCTCGCTGTACCTGCTCTGGCGCGGCTATGCCGAGGAATGGCCTGTCAAAATCAATCTCGGCACATTGTTGTTCCTGACCAGCACGATGTCCGCATACGGTAAGCTGGCATGGGATTTCATGGACAAATCGATCTTCTTCATCCTGGGCGGCGTCATTCTCCTTGCCCTAGGATGGTTCTTGAACCGTCGAAAGAAACAATTCCTTGCGGAGATCAAAGAGGAGGACGACCCTCATGCGTAA